The following proteins are co-located in the Verrucomicrobiia bacterium genome:
- a CDS encoding pyruvate kinase, producing MTYRRMTLAGDWKVPEIMATMGPTLEKSEDLVRAIEAGARWIRLPCGYRQRPHLENARVARAASAQSGIPIQLLLDLPSSRPRTGSMQEVRLNPGDRVLFWDSEIFEVAPTQNGLCAVPLPGLAHLHEKLVPKQRMWFCDGRLNFVVDELCAQGVLAHLVQGTIPLKSSNSLFLPDSPSPFAAITPADRVLLEAFATAGLVPNWVALSLIASPEDVSAARREVRNYLGRKTKIMAKFETAAAMECAEDILNAADGIMVARGDLGLALGYARLPEAQDRLVGAARMTGKPVVVATQVLETFAETGLPQRAELSDLSLIARQQADAIMLGKETVFSPRPIECIRFAREVLTYETRRLESQSQTGAAVEAPYAAPSDELP from the coding sequence GTGACATATCGCCGAATGACTCTAGCGGGTGATTGGAAAGTTCCGGAAATCATGGCCACGATGGGACCAACTTTGGAGAAATCCGAAGATTTGGTCCGAGCCATTGAAGCCGGCGCTCGCTGGATAAGGCTTCCGTGCGGCTACCGCCAGCGCCCCCACTTGGAGAACGCCCGGGTCGCGCGCGCGGCGTCCGCTCAAAGCGGTATCCCAATCCAACTGCTTTTGGACCTTCCTTCTTCGCGGCCACGCACCGGTTCCATGCAGGAAGTCCGGCTCAATCCTGGCGACCGCGTGCTATTCTGGGACTCGGAAATTTTTGAAGTCGCGCCGACCCAAAATGGCCTCTGCGCAGTGCCCTTGCCGGGTTTGGCGCATTTGCACGAAAAGCTCGTTCCCAAGCAGCGGATGTGGTTTTGCGATGGGCGGCTCAACTTCGTTGTCGATGAGCTGTGCGCCCAAGGCGTTTTGGCGCATCTGGTTCAAGGGACCATCCCGCTCAAATCGTCTAATTCACTCTTTCTGCCCGACAGCCCCAGCCCATTTGCGGCCATTACCCCGGCCGACCGCGTATTGTTGGAAGCTTTCGCAACCGCCGGCCTTGTGCCCAATTGGGTGGCTCTTTCGTTAATTGCCTCTCCAGAAGACGTCTCCGCAGCCCGGCGTGAGGTGCGCAATTATTTGGGCAGGAAGACTAAAATCATGGCCAAGTTCGAGACCGCCGCTGCTATGGAATGCGCCGAAGACATCCTGAACGCGGCGGACGGGATTATGGTGGCGCGCGGGGACCTGGGTCTTGCCTTGGGTTATGCCCGGCTGCCCGAGGCGCAGGACCGGCTGGTCGGGGCAGCGCGGATGACAGGCAAACCGGTGGTTGTGGCCACCCAGGTCCTCGAGACCTTCGCCGAGACCGGTTTGCCACAACGCGCCGAGCTTTCCGACCTCTCGCTGATTGCCCGGCAGCAAGCCGACGCCATTATGCTGGGAAAGGAGACCGTCTTTAGCCCACGGCCAATCGAATGCATCCGATTTGCGCGGGAGGTGCTGACCTATGAAACCCGCCGGCTGGAGAGTCAATCCCAGACGGGGGCCGCCGTCGAGGCCCCTTATGCTGCTCCTTCGGATGAACTTCCGTAA
- a CDS encoding polyphosphate polymerase domain-containing protein codes for MGHSARFELKFVIEESRAVAIADFLCSYLRPSEHNGSGPIRGHPVISLYLDSPDFFFFWQSYTGHKNRMKLRIRFYDDEWKRPAFLEVKRRVSEVICKDRAMITRDGVRQILLNGWPDQPYWADSRHLIHGARRRDVSDDFWQFANTTRVRGAIYVSYYREIYEAPDDEELRVTLDRYIHGSRYDSSGEMRVPRRGWQPYLPPYLAPFPKDGVILELKFDNQAPRWMFDLVKIFNLRQTPVCKYSACIYAQQLHCGRQVLPEQEEELVL; via the coding sequence ATGGGGCACAGCGCCCGTTTCGAGTTGAAATTTGTCATCGAGGAGTCACGCGCGGTAGCTATCGCGGATTTCCTCTGCAGTTACCTTCGTCCCTCCGAGCACAACGGTTCCGGCCCGATTCGCGGTCATCCCGTTATCAGCCTGTACCTGGATTCACCCGATTTCTTTTTCTTCTGGCAGTCCTACACTGGGCATAAAAACCGTATGAAACTCCGCATCCGGTTTTATGATGACGAGTGGAAACGGCCCGCTTTTCTAGAAGTCAAACGCCGCGTGAGCGAAGTGATTTGCAAAGACCGCGCCATGATTACCCGGGACGGCGTCCGCCAAATCCTGCTCAACGGATGGCCCGACCAGCCCTATTGGGCCGATTCCCGGCACCTGATCCACGGCGCCCGCCGGCGGGATGTTAGCGATGATTTCTGGCAGTTCGCCAACACCACCAGGGTGCGCGGCGCTATTTACGTCTCTTATTACCGGGAAATCTATGAAGCCCCGGATGATGAGGAATTGCGTGTGACCCTGGACCGTTACATTCACGGCAGCCGTTACGACAGCAGCGGCGAGATGCGGGTGCCCCGCCGCGGCTGGCAGCCTTATCTCCCGCCCTACCTGGCCCCCTTTCCGAAAGACGGGGTCATCCTCGAACTGAAGTTCGATAACCAGGCACCCCGCTGGATGTTTGATCTTGTCAAAATCTTCAATCTCCGGCAGACACCCGTCTGCAAGTACTCGGCTTGTATTTATGCGCAACAACTCCACTGCGGCCGCCAGGTCCTGCCCGAACAAGAGGAAGAACTCGTGTTATGA
- a CDS encoding DUF4956 domain-containing protein, which yields MNEFLNSLSSADFSRSAIPGAPEPMVIIFMIVLAFAIGMFAGFVYMWTHEALSYSRTFVGGLAVLPIIVAMLMIAMASNLFVAFGLLGVFGVVRFRNVLKDTRDTTYILWVIMEGVAVGTTRFSTAVLAALGIAAAFVCLRLMYFGTRHRYDAVLSLRLTGDIAAGMAALKSILKRHATRLDLASERRATKEGTDITYRLLLRDISRSSELQTELAGTEGFANVAVYMHDDEAEI from the coding sequence ATGAATGAGTTTCTCAATTCCCTTTCAAGTGCGGATTTCAGCCGCTCCGCGATTCCTGGCGCTCCGGAGCCGATGGTCATCATCTTCATGATCGTGCTGGCGTTTGCGATTGGGATGTTTGCCGGCTTCGTCTATATGTGGACGCACGAGGCCCTCTCCTACTCGCGCACTTTTGTGGGCGGCCTGGCTGTTCTGCCGATTATTGTGGCGATGTTGATGATCGCCATGGCCAGCAACCTGTTTGTCGCTTTTGGTTTGCTCGGTGTCTTTGGCGTCGTGCGCTTCCGCAATGTGCTCAAGGATACGCGCGACACGACTTACATCCTCTGGGTGATCATGGAAGGGGTGGCCGTGGGCACAACCCGCTTCTCTACGGCAGTCCTCGCCGCCCTGGGCATCGCTGCCGCCTTTGTGTGCCTCAGACTCATGTACTTTGGCACACGCCATCGCTATGATGCTGTGCTGAGCCTGCGGTTGACCGGCGACATCGCAGCGGGCATGGCCGCTCTGAAATCCATCCTCAAGCGGCATGCCACCCGTCTCGACCTCGCCAGCGAACGACGCGCCACCAAGGAAGGAACCGATATCACTTACCGCCTGCTGCTGCGCGACATCTCCCGTTCCAGCGAGCTGCAGACTGAGTTGGCCGGGACCGAAGGTTTCGCCAACGTGGCTGTGTACATGCACGATGACGAGGCGGAGATCTAA
- a CDS encoding class I SAM-dependent methyltransferase, translated as MKRSGKFGSRDSSDAQALRSSRLYEGRQVAAIAARWDARAAEWDSTLNQAECHLNEDAAYARFLRQVHRVIESRRAFCRRHGVIDAGCGTGLVLAEVLSSFAWGIGVDVSRQMLAMARRKRIPNARFLQGDCFRLAALCPKAGAVLSRGVLLSHYGRQHSEALLRAAKEALVPRGFLIFDFLNQAARSKFQHAPEEKAWFSAEEILAQAQRAGLGTARVLGGGSRRVLVLVASK; from the coding sequence GTGAAACGCAGCGGAAAGTTCGGGAGCCGGGATTCGTCGGACGCCCAGGCGCTCAGGTCTTCCCGGCTCTACGAAGGCCGCCAGGTGGCGGCGATCGCCGCGCGTTGGGATGCCCGAGCGGCAGAGTGGGACAGCACCCTGAACCAGGCCGAGTGCCATCTAAATGAGGACGCGGCCTATGCCCGCTTTCTGCGCCAAGTTCATCGGGTGATTGAATCACGACGCGCCTTTTGTCGCAGACACGGCGTCATTGATGCCGGTTGTGGCACGGGCCTGGTTCTGGCGGAGGTTCTCTCCTCATTCGCCTGGGGCATTGGGGTCGATGTGAGCCGACAAATGCTCGCAATGGCGCGGCGGAAGAGAATCCCTAACGCCAGGTTCCTCCAGGGTGATTGTTTCCGGCTAGCCGCCCTCTGCCCCAAAGCCGGAGCAGTCCTCTCAAGAGGCGTCCTGCTATCCCATTACGGGCGGCAACATAGTGAAGCCCTGCTCCGAGCGGCAAAAGAAGCCCTTGTTCCAAGAGGCTTTCTCATTTTTGATTTTCTCAATCAGGCGGCTCGCTCGAAATTCCAGCATGCCCCGGAGGAGAAGGCCTGGTTTTCCGCAGAAGAAATCTTAGCCCAGGCGCAGCGGGCCGGCTTGGGTACAGCGCGGGTGTTGGGAGGGGGGTCCCGTCGGGTGTTGGTTCTTGTGGCTTCAAAATGA
- a CDS encoding DUF58 domain-containing protein — MPKQPTQTLAEHFDPKVLSALEGLDFKARYVMEGFLSGLHNSPFHGFSVEFSDYRNYQAGDDLRNLDWRLYARSDRLCIKRYMQETNVRFYILCDASASMGYRGAGAWGSKIECAKVLAAALTWFLLKQNDAAGMVRLDEQNAAEYIRPSQGTAQFGLMLRRLEALAPGGGPCLARLVQQATRLIHRRSVVLLFSDLLESNDEIALAFKQLRFEGHEVIIFQVLDRDEVEFPFLEPRVFEDLESGVRRVVSPAAVREKYLERFHAFMRRHYELFRDLSMPHCVVRTDQNPWEALALFLTKRKRLC, encoded by the coding sequence ATGCCTAAGCAGCCCACACAGACTTTAGCCGAGCATTTCGATCCGAAGGTGCTCTCTGCCCTCGAAGGTCTCGATTTCAAGGCGCGCTATGTGATGGAAGGTTTCCTGAGCGGCTTGCACAACAGCCCGTTCCATGGGTTCAGCGTGGAATTCAGCGATTACCGCAATTACCAGGCCGGGGATGACTTGCGAAACCTGGATTGGCGCCTTTATGCGCGCAGCGATCGGCTTTGTATCAAGCGCTACATGCAGGAAACCAATGTCCGGTTTTATATCCTTTGCGACGCCAGCGCCTCAATGGGCTATCGCGGGGCTGGGGCCTGGGGCTCAAAGATTGAGTGCGCCAAGGTCCTCGCGGCGGCCTTGACGTGGTTCTTATTGAAGCAGAACGACGCGGCGGGAATGGTGCGGCTGGATGAGCAGAACGCGGCGGAGTACATACGCCCATCGCAAGGCACTGCGCAATTTGGATTGATGCTGCGGCGCCTGGAAGCCTTGGCGCCCGGCGGCGGCCCATGCCTGGCGCGTCTCGTGCAGCAGGCAACCCGCTTGATTCATCGCCGCAGCGTCGTTTTGCTCTTTTCAGACCTGCTCGAATCCAACGATGAAATCGCCCTTGCCTTTAAACAACTCCGCTTCGAAGGCCATGAGGTCATTATTTTCCAGGTCCTGGACCGCGACGAGGTGGAGTTTCCTTTCCTTGAGCCGCGAGTTTTCGAGGATTTGGAAAGTGGAGTCCGGCGAGTGGTTTCTCCAGCAGCCGTCCGCGAGAAGTACCTCGAGCGGTTCCACGCCTTCATGCGGCGTCATTATGAATTGTTCCGTGATCTCTCGATGCCCCACTGCGTGGTGCGCACCGACCAGAACCCCTGGGAGGCGCTGGCCCTGTTTTTAACCAAACGCAAACGGCTGTGCTAA
- a CDS encoding AAA family ATPase translates to MIARSTIQPGEAIRPAMGVVQDPGAVLEALAPKAKALHREIAKVIVGQEEIIAAALYALLARGHCLLVGVPGLAKTLLVHSLARTLDLSFSRIQFTPDLMPSDITGTEILEEDTATGHRRFEFIRGPVFGQVLLADEINRTPPKTQAALLEAMQEKTVTVAGKVYRLEEPFMVLATQNPIEQEGTYPLPEAQLDRFLFELLVPYPTLEEEKCVVDQHSFTPLEHIQPVLGADEILQFRSAIGEMPVAPNVIDYAVRLVRATRPADDGQQFDYIKRWVRWGASPRASQYLVLAGRARAACQGRFNVACEDIAALAPLILRHRLIRTFHADADGKTSDDIINQLIEDVGRD, encoded by the coding sequence ATGATTGCCCGATCCACCATTCAACCGGGTGAGGCCATCCGGCCGGCGATGGGCGTCGTTCAGGACCCAGGGGCGGTCCTGGAGGCCCTGGCGCCAAAGGCAAAAGCCCTTCACCGTGAGATAGCCAAAGTGATTGTCGGCCAGGAAGAGATCATCGCGGCGGCGCTCTATGCGTTATTGGCGCGGGGGCACTGCTTGTTGGTCGGTGTGCCCGGGTTGGCTAAAACGCTCCTGGTCCACAGCCTGGCTCGGACATTGGACCTGAGCTTTTCACGGATTCAATTTACGCCAGACCTGATGCCTTCGGACATCACCGGCACGGAAATACTCGAAGAAGATACCGCGACGGGGCATCGCCGATTCGAGTTTATCCGCGGCCCGGTGTTCGGCCAGGTGTTGCTGGCCGACGAAATCAACCGCACGCCGCCCAAGACGCAGGCAGCCCTTTTGGAAGCCATGCAGGAAAAGACCGTAACGGTTGCGGGAAAGGTTTACCGGTTGGAAGAGCCGTTCATGGTGCTGGCGACGCAAAACCCGATCGAACAGGAAGGGACCTATCCGTTGCCGGAGGCGCAACTGGACCGGTTCCTGTTTGAACTGTTGGTGCCTTATCCGACGCTCGAGGAAGAGAAATGCGTGGTGGACCAGCATTCCTTTACCCCGCTCGAACATATCCAGCCGGTGCTGGGAGCCGACGAAATCCTCCAGTTCCGCAGCGCGATAGGCGAGATGCCTGTGGCCCCCAATGTTATCGATTATGCCGTTCGCCTAGTGCGCGCCACGCGGCCTGCTGACGATGGGCAGCAATTCGACTACATCAAACGCTGGGTCCGCTGGGGCGCAAGCCCCCGCGCCAGCCAGTACCTCGTTTTGGCCGGGCGCGCACGGGCTGCTTGCCAGGGTAGATTCAACGTGGCGTGTGAGGATATTGCGGCATTGGCGCCGCTCATCTTGCGCCACCGGCTTATTCGCACGTTCCACGCCGATGCGGACGGAAAGACCAGCGACGACATCATAAATCAACTGATTGAGGACGTGGGCCGGGATTGA